The following coding sequences lie in one Lelliottia jeotgali genomic window:
- a CDS encoding 2-amino-3-ketobutyrate coenzyme A ligase: protein MRGDFYKQLNNDLETARAEGLFKEERIITSAQQADITVADGSKVINFCANNYLGLANHPELIAAAKNGMDTHGFGMASVRFICGTQDSHKQLESKLAAFLGMEDAILYSSCFDANGGLFETLLGAEDAIISDALNHASIIDGVRLCKAKRFRYANNDMQELEARLKEAREAGARHVLIATDGVFSMDGVIANLKGVCDLADKYDALVMVDDSHAVGFVGENGRGSHEYCDVMGRVDIITGTLGKALGGASGGYTAARKEVVEWLRQRSRPYLFSNSLAPAIVSASIKVLEMVESGAELRDRLWSNARLFREQMTAAGFTLAGADHAIIPVMLGDAVVAQNFARELQKEGIYVTGFFFPVVPKGQARIRTQMSAAHSPEQIERAVAAFTRIGKQLGVIA, encoded by the coding sequence ATGCGTGGTGATTTTTACAAACAGTTAAACAACGACCTCGAGACCGCACGCGCGGAAGGGTTGTTCAAAGAAGAACGTATTATCACATCTGCACAGCAGGCGGACATTACCGTCGCTGACGGCAGCAAAGTGATCAACTTTTGCGCGAACAACTACTTAGGTCTTGCGAATCACCCTGAGCTAATTGCCGCTGCCAAAAACGGCATGGACACCCACGGTTTTGGTATGGCCTCCGTGCGTTTTATCTGCGGCACCCAGGACAGCCACAAACAGCTTGAGAGCAAGCTGGCGGCGTTCCTCGGGATGGAGGATGCGATTCTCTACTCTTCCTGCTTCGACGCCAACGGCGGCCTGTTCGAGACTCTGCTGGGCGCGGAAGACGCAATTATCTCTGACGCCCTCAACCATGCCTCGATAATCGACGGCGTGCGTCTGTGTAAAGCGAAGCGTTTCCGCTACGCCAACAACGACATGCAGGAGCTGGAAGCGCGCCTAAAAGAGGCGCGTGAAGCCGGTGCTCGCCACGTCTTAATCGCCACCGACGGCGTGTTCTCGATGGACGGCGTGATCGCCAACCTGAAGGGCGTGTGCGATCTGGCAGACAAATACGATGCGCTGGTGATGGTCGATGACTCTCACGCAGTCGGTTTTGTCGGTGAGAACGGTCGCGGTTCCCACGAATATTGCGACGTGATGGGCCGTGTGGACATCATCACTGGAACGCTTGGCAAAGCGCTCGGTGGCGCATCCGGCGGCTATACCGCGGCGCGCAAGGAAGTGGTCGAATGGCTGCGCCAGCGCTCCCGTCCGTATCTGTTCTCTAACTCTCTGGCCCCGGCGATTGTTTCTGCCTCCATCAAAGTGCTGGAGATGGTGGAATCCGGTGCTGAGCTGCGCGATCGCCTGTGGTCCAACGCCCGTCTGTTCCGCGAACAAATGACTGCTGCAGGCTTTACGCTGGCCGGTGCCGATCACGCGATTATCCCGGTGATGCTGGGCGACGCGGTGGTGGCGCAAAACTTTGCCCGCGAGCTGCAAAAAGAGGGGATTTATGTCACCGGGTTCTTCTTCCCGGTGGTGCCAAAAGGTCAGGCGCGTATCCGCACCCAGATGTCTGCGGCGCACTCACCTGAACAAATCGAGCGTGCGGTGGCAGCCTTTACCCGCATCGGCAAACAACTGGGCGTGATTGCCTGA
- a CDS encoding two-domain glycosyltransferase, protein MFKLTVCLLTCNSARLLREVLPPLLTVADEFVVVDSGSTDATLDICREYGLSTQYHPYAMHGAQMNHAIDLASNDWVLCMDSDEILDGELVDFILALKAGDEPAVNQAWRIPRYWHVLGEEVRTIYPVSSPDFPVRLFNRAQARFNHRPVDDKVEGTLQAIKMPGRVRHDTFYNLHEVFNKLNSYTSRLVKYQNVRPSIGRGVVSGIGAFFKWYLFSGAWRQGKVGIVTGLYAASYSFLKYFKAWYQHQDEKESVAKKPADSHLTE, encoded by the coding sequence ATGTTCAAGCTTACCGTTTGTTTATTGACCTGTAACTCAGCGCGTCTGCTGCGTGAAGTCCTGCCACCGCTGCTCACCGTAGCGGATGAATTTGTCGTGGTGGATTCCGGGAGTACGGATGCCACACTGGATATCTGTCGTGAATACGGGCTTTCCACTCAATATCACCCCTATGCGATGCACGGCGCGCAGATGAATCATGCGATTGATTTAGCCAGCAACGATTGGGTGCTGTGCATGGACAGCGATGAGATCCTCGATGGTGAACTGGTCGATTTTATTCTGGCGCTCAAAGCGGGCGACGAACCTGCCGTAAACCAGGCCTGGCGCATCCCGCGCTACTGGCATGTTTTGGGCGAAGAAGTCCGAACAATTTATCCCGTTTCATCGCCGGATTTTCCGGTGCGTCTGTTTAATCGCGCTCAGGCCCGTTTCAATCACCGCCCGGTGGATGACAAAGTGGAAGGCACACTTCAGGCAATCAAAATGCCAGGACGAGTTCGCCACGACACCTTTTATAATCTTCATGAAGTCTTTAATAAGCTGAACAGCTACACCTCGCGACTGGTGAAATACCAGAACGTGCGGCCTTCTATTGGTCGTGGCGTGGTTAGCGGTATCGGTGCGTTCTTCAAATGGTATCTGTTCAGCGGTGCCTGGCGGCAGGGGAAAGTGGGGATCGTGACGGGCCTGTACGCGGCTTCGTATAGCTTCCTGAAGTATTTCAAAGCCTGGTATCAACATCAGGATGAAAAAGAGTCCGTGGCGAAAAAGCCAGCGGACTCTCATCTCACAGAATAA
- a CDS encoding L-threonine 3-dehydrogenase, whose product MKALSKLKAEEGIWMTDVPEPEVGHNDLLIKIRKTAICGTDVHIYNWDQWSQKTIPVPMVVGHEYVGEVVGIGQEVKGFKIGDRVSGEGHITCGHCRNCRGGRTHLCRNTVGVGVNRPGCFAEYLVIPAFNAFKIPDNISDDLASIFDPFGNAVHTALSFDLVGEDVLVSGAGPIGIMAAAVAKHVGARNVVITDVNEYRLSLARKMGVTRAVDVSKENLSDVMTELGMTEGFDVGLEMSGAPPAFRTMLDTMNHGGRIAMLGIPPSDMSIDWNKVIFKGLFIKGIYGREMFETWYKMAALIQSGLDLTPIITHHFGIDDFQKGFDAMRSGQSGKVILSWD is encoded by the coding sequence ATGAAAGCGTTATCCAAACTGAAAGCGGAAGAAGGGATTTGGATGACCGACGTGCCGGAGCCGGAAGTCGGTCATAACGATCTGCTGATCAAAATCCGTAAAACCGCGATTTGCGGCACGGACGTTCACATCTACAACTGGGATCAGTGGTCGCAAAAAACCATTCCGGTTCCGATGGTTGTGGGACACGAATACGTCGGCGAAGTGGTCGGCATCGGCCAGGAAGTGAAAGGGTTTAAAATCGGCGATCGCGTGTCCGGTGAAGGGCATATCACCTGCGGTCATTGCCGTAACTGTCGCGGCGGTCGTACGCACTTGTGTCGCAACACCGTGGGCGTGGGCGTAAACCGTCCGGGCTGTTTCGCCGAATATCTGGTGATCCCGGCGTTCAACGCGTTCAAAATCCCGGACAATATTTCTGACGATCTGGCCTCGATCTTCGACCCGTTCGGTAACGCGGTTCACACGGCGTTGTCGTTTGACCTGGTTGGCGAAGACGTGCTGGTATCCGGCGCGGGCCCAATTGGCATCATGGCGGCAGCGGTGGCGAAACACGTCGGTGCGCGTAACGTGGTAATTACCGATGTGAACGAATACCGTTTGTCTCTGGCGCGCAAAATGGGCGTGACCCGGGCGGTGGATGTCTCGAAAGAGAACCTGAGCGACGTGATGACCGAACTCGGCATGACTGAAGGCTTCGATGTAGGCCTGGAGATGTCCGGCGCGCCGCCAGCGTTTCGTACCATGCTCGACACCATGAACCACGGTGGCCGCATCGCCATGCTGGGTATTCCGCCGTCAGATATGTCCATCGACTGGAACAAGGTCATCTTTAAGGGCTTGTTCATCAAAGGCATTTATGGCCGTGAGATGTTTGAAACCTGGTACAAAATGGCCGCGTTGATCCAGTCCGGCCTGGACCTGACGCCGATCATCACTCACCATTTCGGTATTGATGATTTCCAGAAAGGTTTCGACGCCATGCGCTCGGGCCAGTCCGGAAAAGTGATTCTGAGCTGGGATTAA